From Panulirus ornatus isolate Po-2019 chromosome 41, ASM3632096v1, whole genome shotgun sequence, one genomic window encodes:
- the LOC139761712 gene encoding protein SPT2 homolog, with protein sequence MDFSYLLELAKSNDKSNKKEAAVSRFSTKVSKPKKVERPSPKLSAIQAVLNKKEEDKLKENEDARRKKENLLALRAQDKKSNKRVKAMINRNKGASKAVLDDAKDITTAKGEEQCDEDDYGYESAMSQHIFSKLANQYANMPEDDKLKFVKSSSKSSIDDIKNRVINTLKKEEEDELGPRKRKRKRKYSASDDFINDGDEYDILPSTSEEKSPPSSSQRTVNINLTNYKSDKYNNFKYDNDKEKEKENSIKEKHKKHKEKNKSKVAPPPMSFEELLRVAKKKQTEPLPEVKEEKKEKEKKKDVGRPLTAKEKEELEDERRRKLKRMGKLPPEKKEVDKPKDKEQKSDSYDSEKIRKDGEKNNKKHENNSKLQQALQKPKAEPKIIDRSKYFAVPGGQKAHDPPQVKESKPMQSFKPPVAKTQNVTSQDYTSKNMKPQKSADFPLKDMKKSKPQKPPSKDKVREFPPPDVRRRPQYNPPPKRRIESDSEEEYDSEMDDFIDDGEEEMDFSSEIRRMFGYDKRKYQDVDDDDCNDMEASYSQMEKEEKISAKIGLKEDLEDMRREEEEKKLKMMRLKQMKKAKR encoded by the exons GCTGCAGTATCCAGGTTTTCAACGAAAGTTTCAAAGCCAAAGAAGGTAGAAAGACCATCTCCAAAACTATCAGCAATACAGGCTGTATTAAACAAGAAGGAGGAAGATAAACTGAAGGAGAATGAGGATGctagaaggaaaaaagaa AACTTGCTGGCCCTCAGAGCACAAGACAAGAAATCCAACAAGCGTGTGAAAGCCATGATCAACAGAAATAAAGGGGCTTCCAAAGCTGTACTTGATGATGCAAAG GACATTACTACTGCCaaaggagaagagcagtgtgatgaGGATGATTATGGTTATGAGTCTGCCATGAGTCAACATATTTTTAGCAAACTGGCAAACCAATATGCAAACATGCCTGAGGATGACAAATTGAAGTTTGTGAAGAGTTCCTCTAAAAGCAGCATTGATGACATCAAG AACAGGGTAATCAACActttaaagaaagaagaggaagatgaattaGGGCCACGAAAGAGAAAACGTAAACGCAAGTATTCAGCAAGTGATGATTTTATAAATGATGGTGATGAGTATGATATCCTTCCAAGCACCTCTGAGGAAAAGTCTCCTCCATCATCTAGCCAGAGAACTGTTAATATTAATCTCACCAATTACAAGAGTGATAAATACAACAactttaagtatgataatgataaagaaaaagagaaagaaaatagtatAAAGGAAAAACACAAAAAGCACAAAGAGAAGAATAAATCTAAGGTAGCACCACCTCCAATGAGTTTTGAGGAGCTTCTTAGAGTTGCAAAGAAGAAACAAACAGAACCTCTGCCtgaagtaaaggaagaaaaaaaggaaaaggagaaaaagaaagatgtgggCCGACCTCTAACAgccaaagaaaaagaagaactggaggatgaaagaagaagaaaattgaaaagaaTGGGTAAATTACCTCCTGAGAAGAAGGAAGTAGATAAACCAAAGGATAAGGAACAAAAAAGTGATTCATATGATTCAGAAAAAATTAGGAAAGATGGTGAAAAGAACAATAAAAAGCATGAAAATAACAGTAAATTACAACAGGCTTTGCAAAAGCCCAAGGCTGAACCAAAAATAATTGACAGATCAAAGTATTTTGCAGTTCCAGGAGGCCAGAAGGCACATGATCCTCCTCAAGTAAAAGAATCCAAACCCATGCAAAGTTTCAAGCCACCAGTTGCCAAAACTCAGAATGTTACTTCTCAAGATTATACTTCCAAGAATATGAAACCTCAAAAGTCTGCAGATTTTCCCCTAAAAGATATGAAGAAATCTAAACCACAGAAGCCTCCTTCAAAAGATAAAGTGAGGGAGTTCCCACCACCAGATGTACGGAGAAGGCCTCAATACAATCCTCCTCCTAAAAGACGCATTGAGAGTGACTCTGAAGAAGAATATGATTCTGAAATGGATGACTTTATtgatgatggagaagaagaaaTGGATTTCTCAAGTGAAATCAGAAGAATGTTTGGATATGATAAGAGAAAATATCA agatgttgatgatgatgactgtaatgATATGGAAGCATCATACTcccaaatggaaaaagaagaaaagatttcaGCTAAAATTGGCCTAAAAGAAGACCTTGAAGATATgcgaagggaagaggaggagaagaaactgAAGATGATGAGActgaagcagatgaagaaagctAAAAGATGA